A region from the Papaver somniferum cultivar HN1 unplaced genomic scaffold, ASM357369v1 unplaced-scaffold_125, whole genome shotgun sequence genome encodes:
- the LOC113331158 gene encoding hypersensitive-induced response protein 1-like produces MGNLLCCVQVDQSKVAIRERFGKFDDVLQPGCHCLPWFLGSQIAGHLTLRVQQLDVKCETKTKDNVFVNVVASIQYRALAEKANDAFYKLSNTRGQIQAYVFDVIRASVPKLLLDDVFEQKNDIAKAVEEELEKAMSAYGYEIVQTLIVDIEPDEHVKRAMNEINAAARLRLAATEKAEAE; encoded by the exons ATGGGTAACTTATTGTGCTGTGTACAAGTGGACCAATCAAAAGTTGCTATTAGGGAAAGATTTGGCAAGTTTGATGACGTTCTTCAACCAGGATGCCATTGCCTACCATGGTTTCTTGGTAGCCAGATAGCTGGTCATCTCACCCTTAGGGTTCAGCAGCTGGATGTGAAATGTGAGACCAAGACAAAG GATAATGTATTTGTGAATGTTGTAGCGTCTATTCAATATCGAGCTTTAGCAGAGAAGGCGAATGATGCATTCTACAAACTGAGCAATACAAGAGGCCAAATCCAAGCCTATGTTTTTGATG TAATCAGAGCTAGTGTTCCAAAGCTCCTATTGGATGACGTTTTCGAGCAAAAGAATGATATTGCTAAAgctgttgaagaagaacttgaaaaG GCTATGTCTGCTTATGGATATGAGATTGTTCAAACCCTCATTGTTGATATAGAACCAGATGAGCACGTGAAGCGGGCAATGAATGAAATCAATGCTG CTGCAAGGCTCCGGTTGGCAGCAACCGAAAAGGCAGAGGCTGAGTAA